The Saccharomonospora cyanea NA-134 genome includes a region encoding these proteins:
- a CDS encoding anthranilate synthase component I produces the protein MVTAQNSHTAARGLGEVGPSRDDFRALARDRRVIPVVRRLLADADTPVALYRKLAGDRPGTFLLESAENGQSWSRWSFVGVDSRAALTVRDGKAVWTGKPVAGLPTEGDPLTILRETLQKLHTEPLPGMPPLTGGLVGYIGYDAVRWLERLPELAERDLDIPEVTMLLATDLAAFDHHEGTVTLIANAVNWDDSPERVDAAYDDALRRLDVMTERLASPAPATNAVFERPAPEFTRKRTKEDFHAAVHKAVEAIHAGEAFQIVPSQRFEMRTDADALDVYRVLRTSNPSPYMYLLRLEGFDIVGSSPESLVTVRDGRASTHPIAGTRWRGADPEEDAQLAKDLLADEKERAEHLMLVDLGRNDLGKVCRPGTVRVVDSFTIERYSHVMHIVSTVTGELADDATAFDAVLACFPAGTLSGAPKVRAMELIEELEPTRRALYGGIVGYLDFAGDADTAIAIRTALMRDGVAYVQAGGGVVADSDADYEDNESLNKARTVLSAVAAADTMAPAKAADPGA, from the coding sequence ATGGTGACTGCCCAGAACTCCCACACCGCGGCCCGCGGCCTGGGCGAGGTCGGCCCGAGTCGTGACGACTTCCGGGCGCTCGCGCGGGACCGTCGTGTGATCCCCGTGGTGCGGCGGTTGCTCGCCGACGCGGACACGCCCGTGGCGCTGTACCGCAAGCTGGCGGGCGACCGGCCCGGTACGTTCCTGCTGGAGTCGGCCGAGAACGGGCAGTCCTGGTCGCGTTGGTCGTTCGTCGGCGTCGACAGCCGGGCCGCGCTCACCGTCCGTGACGGGAAGGCCGTCTGGACGGGTAAGCCCGTCGCGGGGCTGCCCACCGAGGGCGACCCGCTGACCATCCTGCGCGAGACCCTCCAGAAGCTGCACACCGAGCCGCTGCCCGGTATGCCGCCGTTGACCGGGGGACTCGTGGGCTACATCGGGTACGACGCCGTGCGGTGGCTCGAACGCCTGCCCGAGCTCGCGGAACGCGACCTCGACATCCCAGAGGTGACGATGCTGCTCGCCACCGATCTCGCCGCGTTCGACCACCACGAGGGCACGGTGACGCTCATCGCCAACGCCGTGAACTGGGACGACTCCCCCGAGCGGGTGGACGCGGCCTACGACGACGCCCTGCGGCGGCTGGACGTGATGACCGAGCGGCTGGCCAGTCCCGCGCCCGCCACCAACGCGGTGTTCGAGCGGCCCGCGCCCGAGTTCACCCGGAAGCGCACCAAGGAGGACTTCCACGCGGCCGTGCACAAGGCCGTGGAGGCCATCCACGCCGGTGAGGCGTTCCAGATCGTGCCCTCGCAACGGTTCGAGATGCGCACGGACGCCGACGCGCTCGACGTGTACCGCGTGCTGCGCACCTCCAACCCGAGTCCGTACATGTACCTGCTGCGGCTGGAGGGGTTCGACATCGTGGGCTCCAGCCCCGAGTCGCTCGTCACCGTGCGTGACGGGCGCGCGAGCACCCACCCCATCGCGGGGACGCGGTGGCGTGGTGCGGACCCGGAGGAGGACGCCCAGCTCGCCAAGGACCTCCTGGCCGACGAGAAGGAGCGCGCCGAGCACCTGATGCTCGTGGACCTCGGCCGCAACGATCTCGGCAAGGTGTGCCGCCCCGGCACGGTCCGCGTCGTGGACTCCTTCACCATCGAGCGATACAGCCATGTGATGCACATCGTGTCGACGGTCACCGGGGAGCTGGCGGATGACGCCACCGCGTTCGACGCGGTGCTGGCGTGCTTCCCGGCGGGCACGCTCTCGGGCGCGCCGAAGGTCCGGGCCATGGAACTCATCGAGGAGTTGGAACCCACTCGCCGAGCCCTCTACGGCGGCATCGTCGGCTATCTCGACTTCGCGGGTGACGCCGACACCGCCATCGCCATCCGCACCGCGCTGATGCGGGACGGTGTGGCCTACGTCCAGGCGGGTGGGGGTGTGGTCGCGGACTCCGACGCGGACTACGAGGACAACGAGTCGCTCAACAAGGCGAGGACCGTGCTGTCGGCCGTGGCCGCGGCCGACACGATGGCCCCCGCGAAGGCGGCCGATCCTGGTGCCTGA
- the lgt gene encoding prolipoprotein diacylglyceryl transferase: MNTASAYFLANIPSPDRGVWQIGPLSLRAYALCIIAGIVLAIWLGERRWVQRGGTKGTIIDIAVFAVPFGLVGGRLYHVITDNQLYFGEGKDPIRALYVWEGGLGIWGAIALGAVGAWIACRRKGIPLPAVADAVAPGIVIAQAIGRLGNYFNQELYGGPTDLPWGLEIYQRVDPATGLPDALNGVAVTDVPLAVVHPTFLYELLWNLGVALLVLWADRRFRLGHGRAFALYVAGYTAGRFWIELMRTDQANHILGLRVNVWTSVLVFAGAVAYLVIARRFGPRERPEDLATGPDDGGAAGDGDGADGADSAEDTGAGADTDTTDRADGSGTEDTGGTGPDRRGGSGGGGTASTEVG, from the coding sequence GTGAACACCGCGTCGGCGTACTTCCTCGCGAACATCCCGAGCCCGGACAGGGGCGTCTGGCAGATCGGCCCCTTGTCGTTGCGGGCCTACGCCCTGTGCATCATCGCGGGGATCGTCCTCGCCATCTGGCTGGGCGAGCGCCGGTGGGTGCAGCGCGGCGGCACCAAGGGCACGATCATCGACATCGCGGTGTTCGCGGTGCCGTTCGGTCTGGTCGGTGGGCGGTTGTACCACGTCATCACCGACAACCAGCTGTACTTCGGGGAGGGCAAGGACCCGATCCGGGCGCTCTACGTCTGGGAGGGCGGCCTCGGCATCTGGGGCGCCATCGCCCTGGGTGCGGTGGGTGCGTGGATCGCGTGCCGCCGGAAGGGCATCCCGCTCCCGGCCGTCGCGGACGCGGTGGCCCCCGGAATCGTGATCGCGCAGGCCATCGGCCGCCTCGGCAACTACTTCAACCAGGAACTCTACGGTGGGCCCACCGACCTGCCCTGGGGCCTGGAGATCTACCAGCGGGTCGACCCCGCCACGGGGCTGCCGGACGCGCTCAACGGCGTGGCCGTCACCGACGTGCCCCTGGCGGTCGTGCACCCGACGTTCCTCTACGAGCTGCTGTGGAACCTCGGTGTGGCGCTCCTCGTGTTGTGGGCCGACCGGAGGTTCCGGCTCGGGCACGGGCGTGCGTTCGCGTTGTACGTCGCGGGTTACACGGCCGGCCGGTTCTGGATCGAGCTCATGCGCACCGACCAGGCCAACCACATCCTCGGTCTTCGGGTCAACGTGTGGACGTCGGTGCTGGTCTTCGCCGGTGCGGTGGCTTACCTGGTGATCGCCAGGCGGTTCGGACCGAGGGAGCGGCCGGAGGATCTCGCGACCGGCCCCGACGACGGCGGGGCGGCGGGTGACGGCGACGGCGCCGACGGCGCCGACAGTGCCGAGGACACTGGCGCCGGTGCGGACACCGACACCACGGACCGTGCCGACGGCAGCGGTACCGAGGACACCGGCGGCACCGGACCCGACCGGCGGGGCGGCTCCGGAGGCGGCGGAACGGCGAGTACCGAGGTCGGTTGA
- the trpB gene encoding tryptophan synthase subunit beta, with protein sequence MTGADTVNTDQAAGAHDPDERGHFGPYGGRYLPEALMGALDELAAEYDKARSDPEFTREFDRLLSGYAGRPSLLTEAPRFAEHAGGARIFLKREDLNHTGSHKINNVLGQALLTKRMGKTRVIAETGAGQHGVATATACALLDLDCVVYMGEVDTQRQALNVARMRLLGAEVVPVRTGSRTLKDAINEALRDWVTNVDTTHYLLGTAAGAHPFPLMVRNFHRVIGEETRRQILELTGRLPDAVAACVGGGSNAIGIFHGFLDDPEVRLVGLEPGGKGLDSGEHGATLTRGTPGTLHGALSYLLQDEDGQTTEAYSISAGLDYPGVGPEHSWLKDSGRAEYQAVTDAEAMDAFRLLSRTEGIIPAIESAHALAGALRLGRELGPEAHIVVSLSGRGDKDVDTAARYFNLVEDV encoded by the coding sequence ATGACGGGAGCGGACACCGTGAACACGGACCAGGCGGCAGGCGCGCACGACCCCGACGAGCGCGGGCACTTCGGCCCGTACGGGGGTCGCTATCTGCCCGAGGCGCTGATGGGCGCGTTGGACGAACTGGCGGCCGAGTACGACAAGGCGCGGTCGGACCCCGAGTTCACGCGGGAGTTCGACCGGCTTCTCTCCGGGTACGCGGGCAGGCCGTCGCTGCTCACGGAGGCGCCGCGGTTCGCCGAGCACGCCGGTGGGGCTCGCATCTTCCTCAAACGTGAGGACCTCAACCACACCGGTTCGCACAAGATCAACAATGTGCTGGGTCAGGCACTGCTCACCAAGCGCATGGGCAAGACCCGCGTGATCGCCGAGACGGGGGCGGGGCAACACGGGGTGGCGACGGCCACGGCGTGTGCGCTGCTCGACCTCGACTGCGTGGTCTACATGGGCGAGGTGGACACGCAACGGCAGGCGCTCAACGTGGCCCGGATGCGGTTGCTCGGCGCCGAGGTGGTGCCGGTGCGGACCGGCTCGCGGACGCTGAAGGACGCCATCAACGAGGCGCTCCGCGACTGGGTGACCAATGTGGACACCACCCACTACCTGCTGGGCACGGCGGCCGGTGCGCACCCGTTCCCGCTCATGGTGCGCAACTTCCACCGGGTCATCGGCGAGGAGACGCGCAGGCAGATCCTCGAACTGACGGGCAGGTTGCCGGACGCCGTAGCCGCGTGCGTGGGTGGCGGCTCGAACGCCATCGGCATCTTCCACGGCTTCCTCGACGACCCCGAGGTCCGGCTGGTGGGCCTGGAACCGGGCGGGAAGGGTCTCGACTCCGGCGAACACGGCGCGACGCTCACGCGGGGCACGCCCGGAACGCTGCACGGCGCGTTGTCCTACCTGCTGCAGGACGAGGACGGCCAGACCACCGAGGCGTACTCCATCTCGGCGGGTCTGGACTACCCGGGCGTCGGCCCCGAGCACTCGTGGCTGAAGGACAGCGGCCGGGCCGAGTACCAGGCCGTCACCGACGCCGAGGCGATGGACGCGTTCCGGTTGCTGTCCCGGACCGAGGGCATCATCCCGGCGATCGAGTCGGCGCACGCGCTCGCGGGCGCCCTTCGGCTCGGCCGGGAACTCGGTCCCGAGGCGCACATCGTGGTCAGCCTCTCGGGCCGGGGTGACAAGGACGTGGACACCGCCGCCCGGTACTTCAACCTCGTGGAGGACGTGTGA
- a CDS encoding FecCD family ABC transporter permease — translation MLKRSARRARDRGREHTTRLRPGTVLLALAGLLAVCVFAVVVGAGELGWQRVLAEIVAQVTGTTSPLSEREAAIVWELRVPRVLLAGIVGAALASAGAAFQGVFRNPLADPYLLGAAAGAGMAATLVMVLAPAVTTWPVGPVPLAAFAGALGGVGMSWVLGRSAGGSGTATLLLAGVAVTAFLTAVQTFVQQLNTDTLKQVYTWTLGGLNVSGWTDVWLALPYVAAAAVVLCLCARLLDVLALGDAEATSLGLRPGLLRLVLLGAASLATAAAVAVSGLIGFVGIVVPHIVRLLAGASYRVIVPLSLVGGAAFLILADYVARTVMPGELPLGVVTAFAGAPFFAIVLHTTKGRAS, via the coding sequence GTGTTGAAACGCTCGGCGCGACGCGCGCGCGACCGCGGGCGCGAGCACACCACCCGGCTCCGTCCGGGCACGGTGCTGCTCGCTCTCGCGGGGCTGCTGGCCGTCTGCGTGTTCGCCGTGGTGGTCGGAGCCGGTGAGCTGGGGTGGCAACGCGTGCTCGCCGAGATCGTCGCCCAGGTCACCGGCACGACGTCACCGCTGTCGGAACGTGAGGCGGCCATCGTCTGGGAGCTGCGGGTACCTCGGGTGCTGCTCGCCGGCATCGTGGGTGCCGCTCTCGCGAGCGCCGGCGCCGCCTTCCAGGGTGTGTTCCGGAACCCGCTGGCCGACCCGTACCTGCTCGGCGCGGCGGCCGGTGCGGGGATGGCCGCCACCCTCGTCATGGTGCTGGCTCCCGCCGTGACGACCTGGCCGGTGGGGCCCGTGCCGCTGGCCGCCTTCGCCGGTGCGCTCGGCGGGGTGGGGATGAGCTGGGTGCTGGGGCGTTCCGCCGGTGGAAGCGGCACCGCGACGCTGCTGCTCGCGGGTGTGGCGGTGACCGCCTTCCTGACCGCTGTACAGACGTTCGTGCAGCAGCTCAACACCGACACGCTCAAGCAGGTGTACACGTGGACGCTCGGCGGGCTCAACGTGAGCGGCTGGACCGACGTGTGGCTGGCCCTGCCCTATGTCGCCGCTGCCGCGGTGGTGTTGTGCCTGTGCGCGCGGCTGTTGGACGTCCTCGCCCTCGGCGACGCGGAGGCCACGTCCCTGGGGCTGCGTCCCGGGCTGCTGCGGCTCGTTCTGCTCGGCGCGGCGTCGCTGGCCACGGCCGCCGCCGTCGCGGTGAGCGGACTGATCGGGTTCGTCGGCATCGTGGTTCCCCACATCGTGCGCCTGCTCGCCGGGGCGAGCTACCGCGTGATCGTGCCGCTGTCCCTCGTCGGCGGCGCCGCGTTTTTGATCCTCGCCGACTACGTCGCCCGCACCGTGATGCCGGGTGAGCTGCCCCTCGGCGTGGTGACCGCGTTCGCGGGCGCACCGTTCTTCGCCATCGTCCTGCACACGACGAAGGGACGCGCCTCGTGA
- a CDS encoding Trp biosynthesis-associated membrane protein: protein MPDSDKRPLWIAVAALALAAVALWGASSLTWIDVPPGTVVGGELREELSGGDLVAWPVPLALLALAAVAATLALRGVARRVLGAVLLAVAVWVAVLVLGGSAYDVDLSTRAPGYDTIPGEPTRTWTGPAAALAAAALYAVAGAVLAWRGHRMPRMGAKYSAPGDRKGRVRSGNPDADLWNALSEGEDPTTRDR, encoded by the coding sequence GTGCCTGACTCCGACAAGCGTCCACTGTGGATCGCCGTGGCGGCGTTGGCGCTGGCCGCCGTGGCGCTGTGGGGGGCCTCGTCGCTGACGTGGATCGACGTACCTCCGGGCACCGTCGTCGGCGGCGAGCTGCGCGAGGAGCTGTCGGGCGGCGACCTGGTGGCGTGGCCCGTTCCGCTGGCGCTGCTGGCCCTGGCCGCCGTCGCCGCGACGCTGGCGCTGCGCGGCGTCGCCCGGCGCGTGCTGGGCGCAGTGCTTCTCGCTGTGGCCGTGTGGGTGGCGGTGCTCGTGCTGGGCGGTTCGGCCTACGACGTGGACCTGTCCACGCGGGCACCCGGCTACGACACGATTCCCGGCGAGCCGACGAGGACGTGGACGGGCCCCGCCGCGGCACTCGCGGCGGCGGCGCTGTACGCGGTCGCGGGGGCCGTGCTCGCGTGGCGAGGGCACCGCATGCCCCGGATGGGCGCGAAGTACTCCGCACCGGGTGACAGGAAGGGGCGCGTGCGGTCCGGAAATCCCGACGCGGACCTGTGGAACGCGTTGTCGGAGGGCGAGGACCCCACGACACGCGATCGTTGA
- the hisI gene encoding phosphoribosyl-AMP cyclohydrolase: MSEPEGLDPELARRLKRNADGLVCAVVVEHSTSRVLMVAWMDDEALHRTLTTRRATYFSRSRGRLWVKGETSGHTQYVREVRLDCDADTLLVRVDQTGPACHTGSHTCFDGDERVLLADR; this comes from the coding sequence GTGAGCGAACCCGAGGGGCTCGACCCGGAGCTCGCGCGGCGGCTCAAGCGCAACGCCGACGGACTCGTGTGCGCGGTGGTGGTGGAGCACTCCACCTCGCGGGTGCTGATGGTGGCGTGGATGGACGACGAGGCGCTGCACCGCACTCTCACCACGCGCAGGGCGACGTACTTCTCCCGCAGCCGTGGCAGGTTGTGGGTCAAGGGAGAGACGTCCGGCCACACGCAGTACGTCCGCGAGGTGCGGCTCGACTGCGACGCCGACACGTTGCTGGTACGGGTCGACCAGACCGGCCCCGCCTGCCACACCGGCTCCCACACGTGCTTCGACGGTGACGAGCGGGTGCTGCTCGCCGACCGGTAG
- the trpA gene encoding tryptophan synthase subunit alpha produces the protein MSRLAELFDSTRADRRAALVAYLPAGYPTVEGSKELIAATVDAGADLVEVGVPYSDPVMDGPTIQGAADAALRNGFKLRHLFEVVESVASRGGRAVVMTYYNPVHRYGVDAFARDLASAGGLGLITPDLTPDEASEWLTASTEHGLDRIFLVAPSSSDDRIAMTTKATTGFVYATAVMGVTGARESVGSAASELVRRTRRHTDLPVGVGLGVRSGDQAAEVASFADAVIVGSALVSKAAEGTGPLAELTSELAEGVRRPAR, from the coding sequence GTGAGCAGGCTGGCCGAGCTGTTCGACAGCACAAGGGCGGATCGGCGGGCCGCGCTGGTGGCGTACCTGCCCGCCGGGTACCCGACCGTGGAGGGCTCGAAGGAGCTGATCGCCGCCACCGTCGACGCCGGAGCGGACCTCGTCGAGGTCGGTGTTCCGTACTCCGACCCGGTGATGGACGGCCCGACCATCCAGGGGGCCGCCGACGCGGCGCTGCGCAACGGCTTCAAACTCAGGCACCTGTTCGAGGTCGTGGAGTCGGTCGCCTCGCGCGGCGGCAGGGCCGTCGTGATGACGTACTACAACCCGGTGCACCGCTACGGGGTCGACGCCTTCGCCCGCGACCTGGCGTCGGCGGGCGGGCTCGGGCTCATCACCCCCGACCTCACGCCGGACGAGGCGTCGGAGTGGCTGACCGCGTCCACCGAACACGGGCTCGACCGGATCTTTTTGGTGGCGCCGTCGTCGTCCGACGACCGCATCGCGATGACGACGAAGGCCACCACGGGCTTCGTGTACGCGACCGCCGTCATGGGCGTCACGGGCGCGCGCGAGTCGGTGGGCAGTGCCGCCTCGGAGCTGGTACGGCGCACCCGGCGGCACACCGATCTGCCGGTGGGAGTCGGTCTCGGAGTGCGATCCGGTGACCAGGCCGCCGAGGTGGCCTCCTTCGCCGACGCGGTGATCGTGGGTTCCGCCCTGGTCTCGAAGGCCGCGGAGGGGACCGGACCGCTGGCCGAGTTGACGTCGGAGCTCGCCGAGGGGGTTCGCCGACCGGCCCGCTGA
- a CDS encoding TetR/AcrR family transcriptional regulator, with amino-acid sequence MATAKENPAGRRTARRRGRRPAGEDTRAALLAAAREVFAESGYHHATVRAIATRAGVDAAMVNHWFGGKDGLFAQAVLHVPFDVREIVEDVTADGPERLGENIVRRFVTTWDGAGGSVFVALVRSLTTHGEALDVLREVLLGKLLPAITSAAGSDQPDLRAALCATQILGLGMARYVAEVEPVASADVEALVTTVAPTLQRYLTGDLGQAGS; translated from the coding sequence ATGGCGACCGCGAAGGAGAACCCGGCCGGGCGGAGGACCGCTCGCAGGCGGGGCAGGCGACCGGCGGGCGAGGACACCAGGGCAGCACTGCTCGCCGCCGCCCGCGAGGTGTTCGCCGAGAGCGGCTACCACCACGCGACCGTCCGGGCCATCGCCACCAGGGCGGGCGTGGACGCGGCGATGGTGAACCACTGGTTCGGCGGCAAGGACGGACTGTTCGCCCAGGCGGTGTTGCACGTGCCGTTCGACGTCCGGGAGATCGTCGAGGACGTGACGGCCGACGGACCGGAGCGGCTCGGCGAGAACATCGTGCGCCGGTTCGTCACCACGTGGGACGGCGCGGGCGGCAGCGTGTTCGTCGCGTTGGTGCGCAGCCTCACGACCCACGGGGAGGCACTGGACGTCCTCAGGGAGGTCCTGCTGGGAAAGCTCCTCCCCGCGATCACGTCGGCGGCGGGAAGTGATCAGCCGGACCTGCGGGCGGCGCTGTGCGCCACGCAGATCCTGGGCCTCGGCATGGCCCGCTACGTGGCCGAGGTCGAACCGGTCGCCTCTGCCGACGTCGAGGCGCTCGTGACCACGGTCGCGCCCACCCTCCAGCGCTACCTCACCGGTGACCTCGGGCAGGCCGGGAGCTGA
- a CDS encoding ABC transporter ATP-binding protein: MTALRLDGVGVAYNGEPVVRDVSVALEQGGWLAVVGPNGAGKSTLLKAIAGLVPHAGSITVHGTPTDTLTRRQRATLVGYAAQSPVLPGKLTVTDYVLLGRTPHLGPLARETAADLDIVRETLDRLDLGALAGRELDTLSGGERQRAVLARVLVQRTRLLLLDEPTSGLDIGHAQALLERLDRLRTEDGITVVTTLHDLTFAAQYADTLLLIDGGEVAVAGSGHEVLTAARLRTHYSAQVEVLTTTTGHPVVAPVRSS; encoded by the coding sequence GTGACGGCCCTGCGACTCGACGGCGTCGGTGTCGCCTACAACGGTGAACCAGTGGTACGCGACGTCTCCGTCGCACTGGAGCAAGGGGGCTGGCTCGCCGTCGTCGGCCCGAACGGTGCGGGCAAGTCCACCCTGTTGAAGGCCATCGCCGGGCTCGTGCCCCATGCCGGCTCCATCACGGTGCACGGCACGCCCACCGACACGTTGACGCGGCGACAACGGGCCACGCTCGTCGGCTACGCCGCCCAGAGTCCGGTGCTCCCGGGCAAGCTCACGGTCACCGACTACGTGCTGCTCGGGCGCACGCCCCACCTGGGTCCGCTCGCGAGGGAAACCGCGGCCGACCTCGACATCGTGCGGGAGACACTCGACCGGCTCGACCTCGGCGCGCTCGCGGGACGCGAGCTCGACACGCTCTCCGGCGGGGAACGACAACGCGCGGTGCTGGCGAGGGTGCTCGTCCAGCGGACCCGGTTGTTGCTGCTGGACGAACCCACCTCCGGGCTCGACATCGGCCACGCCCAGGCCCTGCTGGAACGGCTCGACAGGCTCCGCACCGAGGACGGCATCACCGTGGTCACCACGCTGCACGACCTCACGTTCGCGGCGCAGTACGCCGACACGCTGCTACTGATCGACGGCGGTGAGGTGGCGGTGGCGGGCTCGGGCCACGAAGTGCTGACCGCCGCCCGCCTGCGGACGCACTACTCGGCACAGGTCGAGGTGCTCACCACCACGACCGGACATCCGGTCGTGGCTCCGGTCCGTTCCAGCTGA
- the trpC gene encoding indole-3-glycerol phosphate synthase TrpC: MSVLEDIIADVRADLAEREAALPFDELKRRAAAAPEPRDAMAALRESGIAVIAEVKRRSPSKGDLAAIPDPASLAKDYEDAGARVISVLTERHRFGGSLADLDAVRAAVDVPLLRKDFIVSPYQVHEARLHGADLVLLIVAALEQNALVALLDRVESLGMTALVEVHNAEEADRALEAGASVIGINARNLHTLEVDRDVFGRLAPGLPMDVYKVAESGVRGPGDLMAYAGHGADAVLVGEGLVSTDDPKGALVKLVTAGSHPACPRPSR; the protein is encoded by the coding sequence GTGAGCGTTCTGGAAGACATCATCGCTGACGTGCGGGCCGATCTCGCCGAGCGCGAGGCGGCGCTGCCGTTCGACGAACTCAAGCGCCGTGCCGCAGCGGCACCCGAGCCCAGGGACGCCATGGCGGCTCTGCGCGAGTCCGGCATCGCCGTGATCGCGGAAGTCAAGCGCCGCAGCCCCTCCAAGGGCGATCTGGCAGCGATCCCCGACCCGGCGTCGCTGGCGAAGGACTACGAGGACGCGGGCGCGCGGGTGATCAGTGTGCTCACCGAGCGTCATCGTTTCGGCGGCTCGCTGGCCGACCTCGACGCGGTTCGGGCCGCGGTCGATGTTCCCTTGCTGCGCAAGGACTTCATCGTCAGCCCGTACCAGGTTCACGAAGCACGACTACACGGCGCCGACCTGGTGCTGCTGATCGTGGCCGCGCTGGAGCAGAACGCCCTCGTGGCGCTGCTCGACCGGGTCGAGTCCCTCGGGATGACGGCGCTGGTGGAGGTGCACAACGCGGAGGAGGCCGACCGCGCGCTGGAGGCCGGCGCGTCGGTCATCGGCATCAACGCGCGCAACCTGCACACGCTGGAGGTGGACCGGGACGTGTTCGGCAGGCTGGCGCCCGGGCTGCCCATGGACGTCTACAAGGTCGCGGAGTCCGGCGTGCGCGGGCCCGGTGACCTCATGGCCTACGCGGGGCACGGTGCCGACGCGGTCCTCGTCGGGGAGGGGCTGGTCTCGACCGACGACCCGAAGGGTGCCCTCGTGAAACTCGTGACGGCGGGGTCTCACCCGGCCTGCCCGAGGCCGAGTCGATGA
- a CDS encoding ABC transporter substrate-binding protein — MLPVRRFLLLPLLLVLSLTACAERQEDAPQTPADSSGFPVELKPEGAPAVTLEERPERIVSLSPSTTEVLYAVGAGDQVVAVDEMSTVPENAPRTEMSGLSPDPQQIAGHNPDLVVVESDTDGKLADALAKTGTPTLVLPAPTSLDSMYAQFELVGEATGHEKEGADLARQTKQEIEKLVADAGDAGKGLSYYHELDPSFYSVTSETFIGQVYDLFGLTNIADQGDPSAHGGYPQLSAEKILSADPDLVFLADTQCCGQNAETVAKRPGWDTLTAVKEDQVIELEDDAASRWTPRLVDFVRAVADGVTKAAA; from the coding sequence ATGTTGCCTGTCAGACGGTTTCTGCTCCTCCCGCTACTGTTGGTGCTCTCCCTCACCGCCTGCGCCGAGCGCCAGGAGGACGCTCCTCAGACCCCGGCCGACAGCAGTGGCTTCCCCGTCGAGTTGAAGCCCGAAGGCGCGCCCGCCGTCACGCTGGAGGAACGCCCCGAGCGCATCGTGTCGCTGTCGCCGTCGACGACCGAGGTCCTGTACGCGGTCGGGGCCGGCGACCAGGTGGTGGCCGTCGACGAGATGTCCACCGTCCCGGAGAACGCTCCGCGCACGGAGATGTCGGGCCTGAGCCCCGACCCGCAGCAGATCGCCGGACACAACCCCGACCTCGTCGTCGTGGAGTCGGACACCGACGGCAAGCTGGCCGACGCGCTCGCCAAGACCGGCACACCCACGCTGGTGCTGCCCGCACCGACGTCGCTCGACTCGATGTACGCGCAGTTCGAGCTCGTCGGAGAGGCCACGGGCCACGAGAAGGAAGGCGCGGACCTGGCCCGGCAGACGAAGCAGGAGATCGAGAAACTGGTCGCCGACGCGGGCGACGCGGGCAAGGGCCTGAGCTACTACCACGAACTCGACCCGAGCTTCTACAGCGTCACCTCGGAAACCTTCATCGGCCAGGTGTACGACCTGTTCGGCCTCACCAACATCGCCGACCAGGGCGACCCGTCCGCCCACGGCGGTTACCCGCAGCTGTCGGCGGAGAAGATCCTGTCGGCCGACCCCGACCTCGTCTTCCTGGCCGACACGCAGTGCTGCGGGCAGAACGCCGAAACCGTGGCGAAGCGGCCCGGCTGGGACACGCTGACCGCGGTGAAGGAGGACCAGGTGATCGAGCTGGAGGACGACGCAGCGTCGCGGTGGACACCGAGGCTGGTCGACTTCGTCCGCGCCGTGGCCGACGGCGTGACGAAGGCCGCCGCCTGA